ATGAGCAGATGGATGAACTCCTTCGGATAGCCAAATGTGAAAAGCCGGAAGCGTTGCCGTCGGTCATCGGCAAGTTTACGGAATATCAGAGGCTGCAGGAGAAAATTTCTGATACTGAGGCAATTCTGGCCAGAATCGGGGCGGGTGTGCCGCTTGAAGCGCTTTCCAGGCAGGCGGCAGAGGTTAATGCCGATGAATTGCCCGGCCTGATAGAGTCGTTGAGAAGGGATATTGAGGAAAGGATAAATCCTGAGATCAATAAAATCTCTCAGACGATCGGCGAAAAAAACACCCGGCTTGCCGCTATGGATGGCAGTGCCAGGGCGGCTGAGACCGTGGAGGAAATGGAACAGGAGCTGGCCAGGATACGGCGACTGGCTGAAAGGTATGCGCTGTTGAAGCTGGCCGCAAAAATTTTGCAGCAGGAAGTTGAACGCTACCGGGAAGAACATCAGGACCCGGTTTTGAAAATTGCCTCCGGGTATTTTAACGATTTGACCATGGGCTCCTTTGCCAGCCTGCGTACCGATGTGAATGATAAGGGGGAACCTGTTCTTGTTGGTGTACGGCCGGATAACCTGCGTCTGACAGTAGAAAAAATGAGTTCCGGAACCCGTGACCAGCTTTTCCTTGCCCTGCGCCTGGCCACCCTGGAGTGGCGCCTTGAAACCAGCGAGCCCATGCCCTTTATTGTGGATGATGTTCTGATCAACTTTGATGATGACCGGTCCATGGCAACCCTTACCGTGTTGGCTGATTTATCAAAGAAGAATCAGGTGATTCTTTTTACCCACCACAGGCAGATTGTGGAAGCGGCGAACCGTATTAAAAGGGGGGACGTAATTCAAATCCACGAGTTGTGAGTGAAAAATTTAAAAAACTGGATCCGCGAGTAAACTCATTTTCATGCACGCTGAATAGTTACCAAATCAACCACGGATGAACGCGGATAAAAAAAATCCGTGCCAATCCGCGTAGATTTTTGCGGCAAAAAATGCGTGCTCAAACAAAAGGGGCGATGAAGCTCCGGCTCGATGCCGGAGCTATCCGGGTTCATGCCGCCGGAGGGCGGCTGTTCAATCGGTTACGGGCTTTCCCTGAAGTATCGGTTTAAGATAGTTTTTGGTAAAATATGAAATGCCGGTCTTGTTAAAGTGCATGTGATCGTAATAGTAGCGTTTGTCCTGAACCCTTTCCACGAGGTTGTAATACCTCACGTGCGGCTCGCAGGCGGCCGCTTTTAATTTTTTATCCACCTTTTCAACGCCCGGAAAGTCAGGTATTAAAATCGGAAGCATAATATAGGTGATGGTGCTGTTGTTCTTTTTGACCAGCGCATCGATCGTATCTACGAGCCGGCTGTATTTTTCAAAATTTTTATCCCGATACAGACTCAGGTAATGCGCCCTGGCCTCCTGAAGTTTTTCCGGGTCGATGGCTGCCAGGGTGTTTTCCGTCAGGCCCGGCGCGTCATAGCGGGTGAAGTTTTTCCAGTCTTTTTTTGCAATCATCTGCAGGTAGGAAACGATGCGGTCCAGCGGATAATGGCGGGCAATCAGTTTCCAGAAAATGGAAATTTCAAAGGGTTCGTCACGCAGAAAAAAATTGTTATTCTCGTTGTTGATGGAACAAAAAAACACCCAGGGATCAATCAGGTAGATGATATGATCCGCGGTATTTCCCTGATCGAAAAAATGGGACAGGTGAAGCTCGGCGGGCATCAGGCCGCCGCCACCGCCTTTGGACAGGTTGATGACCGATTTGCCCAGTATCTGCTCCACCCGCCGGTGGTTGGAATCCCGGGAAAAAACGCGGGCCCTTGACGTGCCGAGAATTGCGACACCGTAATGCGTGTTTTTACCCATCACCAGCAGGTTCGACTCGGTTTCCCAGTTGTTCAGGTGGATATCCCGACTTCGTCCGGAAAAAGAGTACAGCAGGCCCGCCATGATACCAAGGTTCAGAACGCCGAATACCAATACCTTTATGATAAACTTTTTTATCTGCATACTAAAATTGAAAATAGATAAATTCCTGTTTAACGCCAAAAATGCCCGAGATGACGATGGCCCAGACAGCTGCCGTATAGGCCATCCAGCGCACCATCAGCGGCAGCCGCTCCATGTAATGATCGAACCGTATCCTGCGCTCTTTCAGGTGAACGCCGATCAGGATCAGAATCAGTACGATACTCATCATAAAAGAAAATTTTCCGGCGACATACAGCCCTGTTTTCCCCGTATTGATCACGAATATTTTTGTGATGATGGTCAGCGCATCACCGACCGTATTGGCCCGAAAAAAAATCCAGGCGAAACAAACCAGCGACAGGGTGATCAACACCCGAAAGGCTTTGTTGAAAAACGACTGCTCATCCGGAAACAGTTTAACGGCCATCCGATGCACGAAATCCCCGGTTACGGTTTCCATGACCAGGTAGCATCCGTGAAGGGCTCCCCAGATCAGAAAGGTCCAGTTGGCGCCATGCCAAAGTCCGCTGAGCAGGAAGGTAACCATCAGGTTGTAATACCATCGCCATTTCACGACGCGGTTGCCGCCCAGGGGGATGTAGATATAATCCCTGAACCAGCTCGTCAGAGAGATGTGCCAGCGCTGCCAGAACTCACGGACGGATTTGGAAAAATACGGACGCTTGAAATTCTCCACCAGGTCATAGCCCATGACCCGCGCGGCCCCGATCGCCATATCGGAATAGCCCGAAAAATCGCAGTAGATCTGAATGGCAAAAAAAATCGTCGCAACGATAAAAGTCGCGCCCTGGTAGTCGTCCACATGATTGTAGACCCGGTTGACATAAATGGCCAGCTGATCGGCAATGACCACTTTTTTGAACAGCCCCCAGAGCATTCGGCGAAGGCCGTTGGTTACCCGTTTGTAATCAAACGAATGCGCCTGCCGGAATTGCGGCAGCAAGTGGGCGGTCCGTTCAATGGGGCCAGCCACCAGCTGCGGCCAGAAGGCCACAAACAGTGCAAAGATTCCCAGGTGTTTTTCCACCCGGGCGCTGTCCTTATACACGTCGATGGTGTAGCTCAGGGTCTGGAAGGTATAAAATGATATCCCGACCGGCAGCAGCACGTCAAAGGTCGGGGTATTGTAAAAAATGTTCACCGCATTGAAGGCATTCTGAACGGAATCGCTCACGAAGTTGAAGTACTTGAAAAAAAACAGGATGCCCAGATTGGTGGTCAGGCTGAGCAGCAGATATTTTTTCTTCGCCGCCCTGCCGGGTGTCTTCGCCATCTGCAAACCGGCATAGTAGGCGATCAGTGTCGAAGCGGCAATCAGAACGATGTACTCGACCTTCCAGCACATGTAAAAATAGTAACTGGCGGCCAGCGACATCATCCACCGGTACCGGTGAGGAATCGTAAAATACAGCCCGACAACGGCCACAAAAAAAATAGCGAATTGAAATGAGTTGAATACCATGACGCGCCCGAACAAATTTATTATCGTTACATCACAGGAAAAATCCCATGCAGATGCTAACGATTGAAGATAATTCAAAATTTTTTCGAACAAACTGCCCAATGAGATGCGCGGAAGTTGTGCCTGTTTGAACGCCTTGCCCAACGCCAATTGTCCATTTCATCAGAAAACGGCTCAGGTTACAACCGGATTTTTCAGGTTCATCGCATCAATGGGCAGATGGGCTTTAGAAAAGTTCCGCCTTCCTCACGGCCCGTGTCATTTTTCGCGTTAAATAGAAAATCATGTATGAACACGTGTTATGATACGCGATATTGACAATATATTTCGGATATGATCTGTTTTTCTTAATCGTGGCGGATCATACAAACCGAACCACATCATTTTTTATGCTCTGGCAATGGGGAGGCTCATTGAAGCAGTTATCCGATAAAAGACGTCGATGGAAAATCATCACGGGCGTATTGGCGGCCGGCATGGTTATTTTTGCAGCCGGAATTTCAGGGGGGGGCATGAATCCGAACCGGCTGATACCTCCGGCAGCAAATGGGTTCCGGCCGTCTGGAATGACTATTTGCTCAACGGGCCGACCGAGGACCATCTTCCCGATTTTTCCCGTGCCGGTTACCAGATGGGCTCCCGGCCGATTCCCGACATCCGGGGGCCTGTCTTTGATGCTACGGCTGCCGGGTTCGGCGCTGTCCCCGGTGATGCCCGCGACGATACAACGGCCATTCAGTTGGCCATCGATGCAGCGGGTGCTGCCGGCGGCGGGGTGGTTTTTCTTCCCGCCGGCCGCTACGATGTCCATCAGACGGCTGACGCCCCCTTTCTTCGCATCACCCATGATCATGTGATCCTTCGCGGTGCGGGATCCGAACCGTCCGGAACGGTCCTTCACCTGGGAGCACCGGGGCCCGGAACCACCGTTCGACGGCTGGGAACCGTACCTGCCGAACAGGAAGCCCGCCACCGGACTGCCGTGGCCGTGATGGGATCGGAAGACAGGCGGGAACTGGCCCGTTACACAGGAACTGTAACACGCGGGCAGACGCTGGTAAACGTATCGGACACCTCGAGTCTGGTTGCAGGGCACCCTGTGGTCATCGAATTTCATGATCCGCTCATCGACGTCAGGCAACCGGATCCGGAAAAAGTGGATATCGCCGTCCAGCTGACCCATCCCTTCCGGCTGGTTGAGGGCCAGACCGACACTTTTGGAAACGCGGCCCGTACCATCTCATGGATCGTAAAGGTGGAAGAGATTCTCGACAGCCACAGACTTCGTCTGGCGGAGGCCGCCCGTTTCAACCAGTTCGAGCGCTACAAACCCGTCATTTATTCCTTTGCCGGCGTCCATGGCGTGGGAATCGAACATCTGCGCCTGGAAAGCAGTTGGCCCGGAGGCTACCGGCATCATAAACCCTTTGTGGGAAACGATGGCGCCATCGTTCGGAGCGCCAAAGAGCAGGACTACCTGTGGGGCGGGCTGTGGTTCAGTTACGCCTGCGATGGATGGGTCAGAAACGTTGTCATCAAGGATTTGACCCAGGGGATCAATTTCAGTCATTGCGCGGATGTCACGGTTCAGGACTTGAATTTTCAGGGACTCAGCGGACACGCGGGAATCACCATCGGCCAGAGCCATGGAATTCTGGTGAAACGCGCTCATTTCTTCTCCAGGCTGGTTCACCCGGTGACGCTCACCATGTGGGCCTCGGGCAACGTGATCTCCGACTGCGAAGCTCACTATGAAGGCAGGGATGATTTTAGCGGAACTGACGCCGCCATCGACTTTCACGGTCTCTTTCCCCATGAAAATCTTTTCGACAACCTGCGGGGTTTTTATGTCTGTCCCGGCGGCGATCTGAGCGTTCTGCCCCATGCGGGTGTCCGTAATGTGTTCTGGAACATCCGGGTGCCTGAGCGGATGGAGTGCTACACCTGCGAAAAGGCGGATGAATTTGCCCGCACCTTTGACTATCAAAGCACTTCGTCAGGGACGCCGGACACCATGTTCGAGCACCTGCCTCAGGCATTTTTTATCGGCCTTTACCGCAAGGGCAACCGCAGGGTCAAGGTGGGCGACTCCGCCTCCGACCGGCACAATGCCTGGATGACGGTAGAGGGGCTTAATCGAAACAATTTGGCCATTTCATCCCTTTACAATGCCCAGCGCGACAACCATTGCAAGAACGTTGTCAAGGCGTTGGGCAGCAGGGGCTGCAGGGAAAAAAGGATCACCCCCTTGGGTATTTAATAATGGTCGCCAGCGCTTACCTGCAGATATTTTTTCCTTGCGCCGCTGAGGCTTTCGATTTTTGAAGCATTATCTGACCCCGCTTTTTTTTAGCAGCGGCAACGCCTTCCCCATCTTATCCAGAGAGCTTATCGGCTCGGCAATCTGCTTTCTCAAAAAAATAATCGCCGCAATCAAGCGATTTAAGGTGTTATGCAATCTATTTCAGCAGAGCTTATTGCCGAGGTCATTCGACATTTTAGCCATCAAACATAAAAATAAATAATTGCCTTTAGTGGGGAAAAACTCATGTCAAAACAGTGCTTGTATGTCAAGGGCTCAGATGATCCGATATTCGCTTGCCCGGGTTCCAGAATATTTTCCGAAATATTTTCCGATTGACACTTAACGCATATACATTAAAATTTTTATTTTAATGCTTTTTATGACATGCTAAAGGCACTGGTAAAAATAATTTTATGATAAGTCCAATATCTCCGGAACATATATGTTGAAACCAACAACCCATGGAGTTTCAGATGAAAAAATTAATAATCACACACCCCGGTGGAGCCCATTTTGATGAATTTTTCGCAGTGTCTCTGATACTGGCGGTTCACCCGGATACGGATTTTACCATAGTGCGGCGGGAACCCATTCAGGAGGAGCTGGACAATCCGGCGGTGTGGGTGGTTGATGTGGGAGACCGATATGAGCCGGCCCTGAAAAATTTTGATCACCATCAGGATATTGACCTGAATGCGAGCTTTGTGCTGGTGGCCAGGTATCTGAACCTTGACCGGCGGCTTCAGGACATGCCGTGGTGGACATTCAAAGACAGAATTGATCGCTTCGGTCCGTTCAGGGTTGGCGCTGAGCTGGGTGTAAAGAGTCTTCTTCCGAGTTACAGCCCTGTTGAAACCTGGCTCCTGAAGCGGTTTGAGCAGTCTCCACTGGAACTGTATCCGCTGATGCGGTCATTCGGGCAACACATTTTAGAAGAGGCCGACCACCTGAAGGCGCAGTTTGATTTCTGGGATCAGTGCGAGAAGGTGACCCTGAACGGCAGAATTGTGATGATCGGCTTGACCACCGATTCAGACGGTGCGGAATGGTACAGCGCTCAGATGGAGACACCGGCATCCATCGTCATTACGCATGACAGCCGTCGCAGCGGATGGAGGCTTGCAAGAATCAGGGATGCTGAGGGGGTTGATTTTTCGAAACTCGAGGGGCACGACTGCATTCTGTTTGCGCACAAGACCGGCTTTATGGCCAAAACAAAAGAGCAGCTTCCCATCGATGAGGTATTAAAATTGATCAGCCTGGCACTGGACTAGATCAGCCCTGAAGGACGGACTGATGCGCACTATTGCTGGAGCACTTCGTTTAAGACAGGAAGCAGGCAACAAAATTGCGAACTTATCTCTGAGCGCGCCCTCAGTCCGTAGCCTGATGATCAAATTACTCAAAAAATGGGATATTCCTATACGATTGAATTGATAAAACACAATTCCATCACCGCGGCTCATCCAACTTTCAGAATTTCATCTGCCATACCGCAATCAGATTTGTTCCGGCTTCCTTGAGATCGATGCCGCGGGATGTCGACAGGTAATTCCGGTAGGCAGCGTTGGTGATGTTCTCCGCACCCAAAATCAATTCGTTGTCTGCATAAAACGCATTGAACCGGAAACCGACACGGGCATTGAAGGTGATCCATCCATCGGTTGTGTCCTCATCATCCGGTACGTTGTCCTGTTTGAGCGCCCAGTCGGTCCCCAGCTTAAACCACCATGACTTCATCGGATCGAACCGGACACTGAGCATGCCTTTGAGCGGCGGAATGAAGGGAAGATCGTCATTTTCTGTGGTATCCCGGCCTGTTGTATAAGCAATGTTGGCCTCTATCAGCCAGCCGTCGATGAAATTCCATGACACTTCGGCTTCCGCTCCATAAATTTCCGCCTCGTTGACATTGGCGCTTTCGTAGAGTGCGGGGGTGATTTTCTGATCGATGATCAGATCCTGCAGCCGGTTGGCGAAAAGACCGGAATGAAAATGAACGCGGGATGCGTCGTAATGCAGGCCGAATTCAAAGAACAGGGATCGTTCCGGATCCAGGTCCGGGTTTCCCCGGGACACAATGCCACCGGCCAGGTTGAGGTATTTGAACCGTTCGAGGATAGTGGGCGCACGGTAACTGGAGGCGCAGATACCCGTCAGGGACCATTCGGATGCAACATGCCACGTGAGGCCGGCATGCGCGTTCCAGGTGATATCGTCCCATGTCCGGGCCGGCCAGAGTTCCGGGTTCGGAGTCGTCGGGGCAGGGGGCAGAATCCAGGTGTCGGCCGCATCGTTTTCCATCGAGATATAATCGATCCGGGCGCCGAGATTTACGGTCCAGGTATCGGACAGATGCCAGTCATCCTCGGCAAACCCGCCCGCCGACAGCTGGTCGGCCGTCGGGGTGGGCCGGTCGATTCCAATGGCTCCGGATTTAAATTCGGTTTCCCGTTCGGATTCCATATGCCAGTTCCACACGTCCAGACCGGTGATCATCTGGTGGGGTCCGGTTTTCAGTGTGTTTTGCCATTTTATCCCCATCGTTTCATGGTCTGCGGAAGGGCAGAGCCGCTCTTTGGGAAAAGCGGCCGGAAGTTCGTCGATTTGGACGCGGCGGTCGATTTTCTGATAAAATGCCTTGACTGCCGATTGCTTGAGCAACGGACCGTCGGGGGAAATCGTATGGCTTGCGGTTATCTCGGTTTCGGTGCTGCGCGGGTAGGTGACCCTGGCAGTTGTCGGCAGCGGTGCGGTTCCTGTCCCCGGAATGCCGACATCTTCGGCTTCATATGTCCGTACGGAAAACTCGGTGACAGCGCCGGAATTCCATTTTTTACCCATGCTGGCTCTGCCCTGCCGGTCGTCAAACTGACTGTTGGGCATTTCTTCAGAATCCCCCGTGTCGTAACTGCCGTAGTCCCGACGGCTGCCGGATGCGTAAACCCAGATGTCGGGACTTTCATAGGCGGCGTTGGCGTAACTGCTATACCCCGACGGGTTACTGCCCAATCCCCCGGACACGGTTCCGCTCCATGCGGGCGTTGACGTGAAACAGCCTTTTCGGGTAATCACATTGACCACACCTCCGATGGACCCCGATCCGTAAAGCGCGCTGATGGGACCTTTCAGCACCTCGATGCGCTCGATATCCATGGGATCGATCAGTCCGAAACGGGCATTGATATCCGTGGACGTATTAACCCGGCAGCCGTCAATCAACAGCACCACCGAATCCCTGCTCAATCCCCGGATGTTGATGTCCGAACCCCATGCCGAATCGGATGACAGGCTGACCCCCGGAATCAGGGCGGCGATATCGGACAGACTTGGCGCCTGGGCCTCCAGGATGTCTTCGGCTTGAACTGTGCCCGTACCGCCGGGTGTGGATGAAATCAGGCTTTGCGTACCGCGGGCGCTGACGATGATATCTGACAGGCAGCTTTCCCCGGCATGCCCGGTCGCGGACGGCAGGGTAAAGGCCGACAGCACCAGCATCGTAATAACAATCTGCTTCAGTTTTTGATCGATCATAATTCAGACTCCTTTCGGTGATTCCTGTTGCAAAGGAAACGGTTCCCCGAGCAGTGAATTGGCCAGGGTGAATCGGTCGGTATGGGCATCGAACCGCATCACCCGGCTCCCGGAGAGAGGCGTAGAATTGAAAAAAAGGATGTTATCCGAAACCAGGGGGATTTCATCCAGGTTGTGGGTGACCAGCATCATGGCGGTATCCGGGTATCGATTACGAATAAAATCGATGATGGCGCGTTTTGAATTCATATCGATGGAGCTGAACGGCTCGTCCATCAGAATCAGTTGAGGGCGAAGGAGAAACCCCCTTATGAGGGATACCTTCTGCTTCATGCCGCCGGAGATCTCGAATGGGTAATGAGTTTCAAATCCTTTCAGACCGGCGGTTTCCATCCATTCGTTGTAGAGAGTCCGGATGGAGGTATCCATTCGGGTTCGTGTGATCCGCAGCGGGTAAATGATATTTTCCTCCACGGTTTTATACCAGAACAGCGACGGATTCTGGAAAACGGTCGCAACCGGTCGGGCCGAAATCTCGAAACGGCCTTTGTAATCCGGGTCCAATCCGGAGAGAATTTCCAGAAGAGTGGACTTGCCCGCTCCGGAAGGCGCGAAAATGCACACTTTTTCCGCGGGACCGATATGAAAGCTCAGGTCTTCGATGACTTTCTTATTTCCGTAGTTCTTGTAAAGATGATTAACGCTTAACATGACTCA
The sequence above is drawn from the Desulfobacterales bacterium genome and encodes:
- a CDS encoding MYG1 family protein, with translation MKKLIITHPGGAHFDEFFAVSLILAVHPDTDFTIVRREPIQEELDNPAVWVVDVGDRYEPALKNFDHHQDIDLNASFVLVARYLNLDRRLQDMPWWTFKDRIDRFGPFRVGAELGVKSLLPSYSPVETWLLKRFEQSPLELYPLMRSFGQHILEEADHLKAQFDFWDQCEKVTLNGRIVMIGLTTDSDGAEWYSAQMETPASIVITHDSRRSGWRLARIRDAEGVDFSKLEGHDCILFAHKTGFMAKTKEQLPIDEVLKLISLALD
- a CDS encoding glycosyl hydrolase family 28-related protein, whose product is MENHHGRIGGRHGYFCSRNFRGGHESEPADTSGSKWVPAVWNDYLLNGPTEDHLPDFSRAGYQMGSRPIPDIRGPVFDATAAGFGAVPGDARDDTTAIQLAIDAAGAAGGGVVFLPAGRYDVHQTADAPFLRITHDHVILRGAGSEPSGTVLHLGAPGPGTTVRRLGTVPAEQEARHRTAVAVMGSEDRRELARYTGTVTRGQTLVNVSDTSSLVAGHPVVIEFHDPLIDVRQPDPEKVDIAVQLTHPFRLVEGQTDTFGNAARTISWIVKVEEILDSHRLRLAEAARFNQFERYKPVIYSFAGVHGVGIEHLRLESSWPGGYRHHKPFVGNDGAIVRSAKEQDYLWGGLWFSYACDGWVRNVVIKDLTQGINFSHCADVTVQDLNFQGLSGHAGITIGQSHGILVKRAHFFSRLVHPVTLTMWASGNVISDCEAHYEGRDDFSGTDAAIDFHGLFPHENLFDNLRGFYVCPGGDLSVLPHAGVRNVFWNIRVPERMECYTCEKADEFARTFDYQSTSSGTPDTMFEHLPQAFFIGLYRKGNRRVKVGDSASDRHNAWMTVEGLNRNNLAISSLYNAQRDNHCKNVVKALGSRGCREKRITPLGI
- a CDS encoding ATP-binding cassette domain-containing protein — encoded protein: MLSVNHLYKNYGNKKVIEDLSFHIGPAEKVCIFAPSGAGKSTLLEILSGLDPDYKGRFEISARPVATVFQNPSLFWYKTVEENIIYPLRITRTRMDTSIRTLYNEWMETAGLKGFETHYPFEISGGMKQKVSLIRGFLLRPQLILMDEPFSSIDMNSKRAIIDFIRNRYPDTAMMLVTHNLDEIPLVSDNILFFNSTPLSGSRVMRFDAHTDRFTLANSLLGEPFPLQQESPKGV
- a CDS encoding MBOAT family protein translates to MVFNSFQFAIFFVAVVGLYFTIPHRYRWMMSLAASYYFYMCWKVEYIVLIAASTLIAYYAGLQMAKTPGRAAKKKYLLLSLTTNLGILFFFKYFNFVSDSVQNAFNAVNIFYNTPTFDVLLPVGISFYTFQTLSYTIDVYKDSARVEKHLGIFALFVAFWPQLVAGPIERTAHLLPQFRQAHSFDYKRVTNGLRRMLWGLFKKVVIADQLAIYVNRVYNHVDDYQGATFIVATIFFAIQIYCDFSGYSDMAIGAARVMGYDLVENFKRPYFSKSVREFWQRWHISLTSWFRDYIYIPLGGNRVVKWRWYYNLMVTFLLSGLWHGANWTFLIWGALHGCYLVMETVTGDFVHRMAVKLFPDEQSFFNKAFRVLITLSLVCFAWIFFRANTVGDALTIITKIFVINTGKTGLYVAGKFSFMMSIVLILILIGVHLKERRIRFDHYMERLPLMVRWMAYTAAVWAIVISGIFGVKQEFIYFQF
- a CDS encoding TonB-dependent receptor: MIDQKLKQIVITMLVLSAFTLPSATGHAGESCLSDIIVSARGTQSLISSTPGGTGTVQAEDILEAQAPSLSDIAALIPGVSLSSDSAWGSDINIRGLSRDSVVLLIDGCRVNTSTDINARFGLIDPMDIERIEVLKGPISALYGSGSIGGVVNVITRKGCFTSTPAWSGTVSGGLGSNPSGYSSYANAAYESPDIWVYASGSRRDYGSYDTGDSEEMPNSQFDDRQGRASMGKKWNSGAVTEFSVRTYEAEDVGIPGTGTAPLPTTARVTYPRSTETEITASHTISPDGPLLKQSAVKAFYQKIDRRVQIDELPAAFPKERLCPSADHETMGIKWQNTLKTGPHQMITGLDVWNWHMESERETEFKSGAIGIDRPTPTADQLSAGGFAEDDWHLSDTWTVNLGARIDYISMENDAADTWILPPAPTTPNPELWPARTWDDITWNAHAGLTWHVASEWSLTGICASSYRAPTILERFKYLNLAGGIVSRGNPDLDPERSLFFEFGLHYDASRVHFHSGLFANRLQDLIIDQKITPALYESANVNEAEIYGAEAEVSWNFIDGWLIEANIAYTTGRDTTENDDLPFIPPLKGMLSVRFDPMKSWWFKLGTDWALKQDNVPDDEDTTDGWITFNARVGFRFNAFYADNELILGAENITNAAYRNYLSTSRGIDLKEAGTNLIAVWQMKF